Proteins encoded together in one Leptidea sinapis chromosome 45, ilLepSina1.1, whole genome shotgun sequence window:
- the LOC126977457 gene encoding uncharacterized protein LOC126977457 — protein sequence MWRLIIIIIVDNVVSEGQFECGEHGRFEYCIDEIPGCVIGCHCHPGYYFDTESKICEPNTKLTLGSRRTFTTTEPVEIIEIGVTSPDPIENQVDEITKTADNLGDWLYNQFFKTVENQVINNTKKDDSLTRRSNLPLPEKKNKNKLSRKRRGKSKKNGKKSSLRRKLLRITENDSAFDSSSQSESDSSNSDSSESDSSEEVIHSENKHQDDKEHGHKKIVIINKKPKPQLPSFIFLPNMDTAYYPPIGLPPPPALPMYPIVPVPPVMPPVFPFYPGQLANITDCEENSGKTSSTTSTTITPTTTTSETPKTTTAKEETIATEITTTKTTYTNADDEDVSASEKNAIRAAFTKKRGKPSRIRQSMNYGAKQLKPINRNRQKISHRFQDNRQNSMPPWSKKNNKPFNDDFSNYKDAIDENHSNEVYLQHDKSNYNPQKTDVNFKYISELIHQGNLNSSDALPPIEYNPNESIEIYKPSYQHRNFKAVSNNPQTRRSFSDDTYYTNLGRQIASLIRSADTQNQQVNVELQEYDENSNVNLILNNNSPRSFWERSVRSPLKLHNRDTNKFEYLTKSNEVLFDIENRVEILASTVPTLTLQEIENVVNIVERARNKIQSEGNNSKPNATNFNIWEERAERPTSTKVNLKNNKLSDDLSAANGFHLNNYQKIIGRITPSRQNEMNSIKKLQPRTSTDLKRAEHVPQMKQQYPQQQNVQAHWTYPQTGYSLPKYSFKSDNYFRNKEIAGQEHRNHLTANPGIIIPKATYRQPSYFRLFDY from the exons ATGTGgcgtcttattattattataatcgtaGATAATGTGGTGAGTGAAGGCCAATTTG AATGTGGAGAGCACGGAAGATTCGAATATTGTATTGACGAAATCCCTGGCTGTGTGATAGGATGCCACTGTCATCCTGGCTATTATTTCGATACAGAATCGAAAATATGCGAACCAAA cacaAAGCTGACTCTAGGTTCCAGAAGGACATTTACAACCACAGAGCCTGTGGAGATAATTGAAATCGGCGTAACATCTCCTGACCCTATAGAAAATCAAGTCGATGAAATAACTAAAACTGCTGATAACTTAGGAGACTGGCTCTATAATCAATTTTTTAAAACTGTAGAAAATCAAGTTATTAACAATACAAAAAAGGATGACTCTCTGACTAGGCGAAGTAATTTGCCTTTGCCggaaaaaaagaataaaaataaattgtctcGTAAAAGAAGAGGTAAATCAAAAAAGAATGGTAAAAAATCAAGTCTGAGACGAAAATTACTCAGGATCACGGAGAATGATAGTGCCTTTGATTCGAGTTCACAATCTGAATCTGATTCAAGCAATTCTGATTCTAGTGAAAGTGATAGCTCTGAAGAAGTGATCCATAGTGAAAACAAGCATCAAGATGATAAAGAACAtggacataaaaaaattgtcatcattAACAAAAAGCCCAAGCCTCAATTACCTTCATTTATATTCTTGCCTAACATGGACACAGCATATTACCCACCCATTGGACTGCCACCACCACCAGCTTTGCCAATGTATCCAATAGTTCCTGTTCCTCCAGTCATGCCTCCTGTGTTTCCATTTTACCCAG gacAACTAGCAAATATTACAGACTGTGAAGAAAATAGCGGAAAAACATCTTCTACCACTTCAACAACAATTACACCTACTACCACTACATCGGAGACACCCAAGACTACTACAGCCAAAGAGGAAACCATTGCTACTGAAATAACCACAACGAAAACTACTTATACAAACGCAGATGATGAAGATGTATCAGCATCCGAAAAAAATGC GATTCGAGCTGCATTTACCAAAAAAAGGGGCAAGCCTTCTAGGATACGTCAATCGATGAATTATGG AGCAAAGCAGCTCAAACCCATAAATAGGAACCGACAAAAAATT tcaCATAGATTTCAAGATAATAGACAAAATTCTATGCCTCCTTGGAGCAAGAAAAACAATAAGCCTTTTaatgatgatttttcaaattataaagaTGCGATTGATGAAAACCATAGTAACGAAGTATATTTGCAGCAcgataaaagtaattataatcCTCAAAAAACAGatgttaatttcaaatatattagcGAACTTATTCATCAAGGAAATCTGAATAGTTCTGATGCTCTGCCACCTATTGAATACAATCCCAATGAAAGCATAGAAATCTACAAACCATCATATCAGCATAGAAATTTCAAGGCAGTTTCAAATAACCCACAAACACGTAGAAGCTTTTCGGATGATACCTATTATACGAATTTAGGCAGACAAATTGCTTCCTTGATAAGAAGTGCAGACACACAAAACCAACAAGTAAATGTAGAGTTACAGGAATACGATGAAAAtagtaatgttaatttaattttaaataacaattcaCCAAGATCTTTTTGGGAAAGATCTGTGAGATCTCCATTAAAGTTGCACAATAGagatacaaataaatttgaatatttgacaAAGAGTAACGAAGTTCTGTTTGATATTGAAAACAGGGTAGAAATACTAGCATCTACAGTACCAACCTTAACTTtacaagaaatagaaaatgTTGTCAATATTGTAGAAAGAGCACGTAACAAAATACAAAGCGAGGGAAATAACAGTAAGCCAAATGCAACAAATTTTAACATTTGGGAAGAACGCGCTGAGAGACCTACTTCTACCAAAGTAAATCTAAAGAACAACAAATTATCTGATGATCTGTCAGCCGCTAATGGGTTTCActtaaacaattatcaaaaaatcATAGGACGTATAACTCCTTCCAGACAAAATGAAATGAATAGTATTAAGAAATTACAGCCACGTACTAGTACAGATTTGAAACGCGCTGAGCATGTCCCGCAAATGAAGCAACAATATCCACAGCAACAAAACGTACAAGCTCACTGGACTTATCCACAAACAGGCTACTCTTTACCCAAGTACAGTTTCAAGAGTGACAATTATTTTCGTAACAAAGAGATTGCAGGACAGGAACATAGAAATCATCTTACAGCAAACCCTGGAATCATAATACCGAAAGCAACATATCGACAACCATCGTATTTTCGTTTATTCGACTATTAA
- the LOC126977530 gene encoding uncharacterized protein LOC126977530 isoform X1, with amino-acid sequence MRKLLTLALLLYDVIDANRFNYDYEEPENVKRQSFADDRRNWRKKALLKSFDQEPMDWVGRREYEQEVPRNYDDAVAKSSMVRRIDYDAGPGYAGAKNIEEKQNLGYSGEIGHHNADKEPLRKSLVMNCERPNERYEACFAGCSSITCDNPRERLRACYPFCEPGCICVQPYVRDDRTHKCVLPENCTKGLKGIPDLNEEI; translated from the exons ATGCGCAAATTATTAACACTGGCTCTTTTACTCT ATGATGTTATTGATGCAAATAGATTTAATTACGATTATGAAGAGCCCGAAAACGTCAAACGACAATCATTCGCTGATGACCGAAGAAACTGGAGAAAGAAAGCATTACTAAAGTCATTTGACCAAGAACCTATGGACTGGGTGGGAAGAAGAGAATATGAACAAGAAGTCCCAAGAAATTATGACGATGCTGTTGCAAAGAGTAGTATGGTACGAAGAATTGATTATGATGCAGGACCAGGGTACGCTGGAGCAAAAAACAtcgaagaaaaacaaaatttagggTACAGTGGAGAAATCGGTCAtcataa CGCGGACAAAGAACCTTTAAGAAAATCCTTGGTGATGAATTGTGAACGACCCAATGAGAG GTATGAGGCATGCTTCGCTGGATGTTCATCTATTACTTGTGACAACCCTAGAGAGAGACTACGAGCTTGTTACCCATTTTGTGAGCCGGGCTGTATTTGTGTGCAACCCTATGTCCGCGACGACAGAACACATAAATGTGTATTACCTGAAAATTGCACAAA agGACTTAAAGGAATACCAGACCTTAATGAAGAAATTTAA
- the LOC126977530 gene encoding uncharacterized protein LOC126977530 isoform X2, which produces MRKLLTLALLLYDVIDANRFNYDYEEPENVKRQSFADDRRNWRKKALLKSFDQEPMDWVGRREYEQEVPRNYDDAVAKSSMVRRIDYDAGPGYAGAKNIEEKQNLGADKEPLRKSLVMNCERPNERYEACFAGCSSITCDNPRERLRACYPFCEPGCICVQPYVRDDRTHKCVLPENCTKGLKGIPDLNEEI; this is translated from the exons ATGCGCAAATTATTAACACTGGCTCTTTTACTCT ATGATGTTATTGATGCAAATAGATTTAATTACGATTATGAAGAGCCCGAAAACGTCAAACGACAATCATTCGCTGATGACCGAAGAAACTGGAGAAAGAAAGCATTACTAAAGTCATTTGACCAAGAACCTATGGACTGGGTGGGAAGAAGAGAATATGAACAAGAAGTCCCAAGAAATTATGACGATGCTGTTGCAAAGAGTAGTATGGTACGAAGAATTGATTATGATGCAGGACCAGGGTACGCTGGAGCAAAAAACAtcgaagaaaaacaaaatttagg CGCGGACAAAGAACCTTTAAGAAAATCCTTGGTGATGAATTGTGAACGACCCAATGAGAG GTATGAGGCATGCTTCGCTGGATGTTCATCTATTACTTGTGACAACCCTAGAGAGAGACTACGAGCTTGTTACCCATTTTGTGAGCCGGGCTGTATTTGTGTGCAACCCTATGTCCGCGACGACAGAACACATAAATGTGTATTACCTGAAAATTGCACAAA agGACTTAAAGGAATACCAGACCTTAATGAAGAAATTTAA